The DNA window GGAACGTGTACGAGAGGTAAAAAACTACCTATAACCACTAATAATAATCCTAATAATTGAATATTTTTCATATTTACTAAAGTGCCAAAATACAAAAAAAAACACAGTTTTAAACCATCTGATTTTCAAACCAATATTTTCCTACCTAACACTCATTAGTCACAATAAAATAGTATTAATTTTAATTATTTGTTAACAATACACATTCTCTATTGATTAATTTAAAATTAAAATCATTGCTTATAATTAGTTTTCTAGCCCATTTTTATTTTCCGGAAGCCAACCTCAACACTGACAATACTTTAAACAAAAAAAATTGCACTTTAACTAAAAGTGCAATTTTATATTCTATTATTATTGTTTGAATTAGTGGCTTACTGAAGATACATCTTCCGGCTTATGTTTATGCCTGAATAGTACAGCAAAAAATATAGCAAGAACTAACGAGTAGATTGCAAAAGAAAGCCATATCTGGTGCCAATCTTTTACCATAACAACTGAAGAAAGGGTTCCATCAGAATTTACTACGGTATTGAAACTGGATTTTAAAATCTCCAGGAAAGTAGGATTATCTGAAGTAGTATCTAAATAAGTAGATAAGTCTGATGCGGTTGTAAACTTGTGCGTAAAGAATTTATCAATAGCCCAGCCAGCAATATAGCTTCCGAAAACAGCTCCGAAACCATTGGTCATCATCATAAATAACCCTTGTGCTGATGAACGGATCTTTCTATCTGTGGTTGTTTCTACGAAAAGAGAACCTGAAATATTAAAGAAATCGAAAGCCATTCCGTAAACGATACAGGAAAGGATGATCAGAGATAATCCGAATCCGTCCGGAACACCGTAAGCAAAGAATCCGAATCTTAAAACCCATGCCAGCATAGACATCAACATTACCTTTTTGATTCCGAATTTTTTCAGGAAAAAAGGTATTGCCAAAATAAATAAGGTTTCTGAAACCTGAGAAATTGACATAATAATGGTAGATCTTTGTACTACAAATGAGTCTGCATATTTCGGGAAATGGGCAAATTCACTTAAGAAAACATCTCCATATGCATTGGTAAGCTGAAGTGCAGCTCCCAGAAGCATTGAAAACAAAAAGAACAATGCCATTTTATAGTTTCCAAAAAGCTTGAATGCATTTAAGCCTAATTGTTCTGATAACGGTGAACTTTTATCAATTAACTTTTGAGGTGGACATTTCGGTAAAGTAAGTGCATATATTCCCAGACATATGGCAACGGCTCCTCCGATATAAAATTGTCCTTCCGTAGCTTTGTTTCCACTAAGATTGGTAATCCACATCGCTACAATAAAACCAATGGTTCCCCATACA is part of the Chryseobacterium lactis genome and encodes:
- a CDS encoding nucleoside permease is translated as MNLKLRLTILSFLQFFVWGAWLITMANFWFGTKHWEGTQFGAVFGTMGIASIFMPTITGIIADRWINAERIFSVLHILYGIILFILPHSADPNSFFSVMLVAMCFYMPTIALANSISYTILKNNNFDVVKDFPPIRVWGTIGFIVAMWITNLSGNKATEGQFYIGGAVAICLGIYALTLPKCPPQKLIDKSSPLSEQLGLNAFKLFGNYKMALFFLFSMLLGAALQLTNAYGDVFLSEFAHFPKYADSFVVQRSTIIMSISQVSETLFILAIPFFLKKFGIKKVMLMSMLAWVLRFGFFAYGVPDGFGLSLIILSCIVYGMAFDFFNISGSLFVETTTDRKIRSSAQGLFMMMTNGFGAVFGSYIAGWAIDKFFTHKFTTASDLSTYLDTTSDNPTFLEILKSSFNTVVNSDGTLSSVVMVKDWHQIWLSFAIYSLVLAIFFAVLFRHKHKPEDVSSVSH